The DNA window taatttatttagtgcTGTaacacatatattttttttaaaccctTTTGGTTTAAAATTTTTGGCATTGGATCCTGCACTTTTTTTGTctaaaattgtgtttttatatttttaattgtatagATATTGGATCTTTCCGTGTCTATTtaaactggaaaaaaaaaacaatgcaGAAATTTAATGTCAACAAAATAGAAGTGGAGGAAATAAACTTTACTAAAGTTGAGTATGAattgtttaaatataataatttatttcagtTTTATGGCGGTGCACTTTAGTTTTTGTGATAGAAGAATCTAACGTTTACATATTTAAAGAATATAGGGGTTTAGAGCTGATAAATCAAAACGTATTGATTTAATGTGAAACAGTGGACAAACGCATGGGTGTGGGGAATACGAGTTTAGCCTTTTTCTACTTGAGTATCTACAAATTTCTTTTTCAACAATTTAGTGTCTAATATGtgtaaaatggtaatttaagtGATCAATTCGATCGGGTTTATGGTGGTTCAACAGCTAAATAAGCATAATCGAACATACATTGGCGTCGCACAAACTAACACGTCAGAATAATTTACTTTATAATATAATTCTAATATGTATCCTTGGATTATCATCCTTACTAATAGTTGATCTGTCTGGGGATTTTCGATCTTTCAAATATCAGCCAATGTTATGATATAAAGACTTATCTCGAGTTATTCAAATATCAGCCAATAATCTATGTTTCGACAACTAAGACAGGACGGCTATAGGTTCATTGATGCATGAACCGTGCTTTTCCGAGTCCTTGCTTGATACAAATGCGGATATCTTCATCATGTACAGGAGCCATATGAAAGTCTGTAATAGGTATGAGGTCTGTTATTGCCACAATGTTGTTGGGAGAAATGCTTATAATTTTACCATCCATGAGAAACTTGATCTATAATCTAGAGCACACCAGAGGATGGAATTGTGATCTGCCCCGTAGGATGTTGAGTACCACAAACTCAACTGTTGATTCAATCAGCCTCTCTATGATTACTATATGATTTCATGTTTAAATTGACAGTAACGTCATGGTCGCTAAAATTTAGAGTTTGCATCTAACCCCGCtgctcatatttaacaattgaattttttttaaattgaataaaatatatagattttataaaattcacaaatattcagataaaaatatatggaattcataaattttaaaaatttatcattttttgaaatttatttatttgaaatctTACATCCTTGCAGGTATAAATTCATCATCTGTGTTAGAATTAATTGTtaaatcttaatattttattatcttaatATTATTCACATAAATTAGTTGATTATATTTAATTcaaacaatattttaaattcatacTTCATAGATTTAAtgttcataaattttattaaatttatagatcttttgtaaatttaaatacTGACGATTTTTCATTATAAACAAATGGGATAATTATTAGGGACATTCTTACCAGCTATCTGtttttgaaacttatttacaCTATTTTTGGTCATCTTTCCCTTATTTCCTACGCTAcctatttttctaacttatttacaaaagtGCCCACTATATATAGaagttttatttcattttatgttaaatttttacatagccactcttttttctctcttttttttttctcaagattctctcttcttttcttctttcttttttcgtttaattttcagtttgtctcccctgtttaattttttgttcgtcttttccgttcgcgctagtccgttcgtgtCTTCCGTTCGcactatggatttctcgactcgtttttagatttgtgaaTTTGTTTAGGtctttttgtaatgatttaaacattttgtaaataaatgattgtagatctataattttttgtttataaaattgttcaaatattcatataattatttattttgtctttctcttattcataaatttgtttattactactgattttgtaaagaacaaattgatttatgatgCATTTGTAGTAAGTttacaatatatatatgttttagtgtatttttgatgtatttataGTGTGTTTCTGGTGTTTTCGggatatctatatttttttggagtatttctgccgtttttagtatatctatTGTGCATTTAcagtatttatggtgtatttgcagtgttttcatGGTATAGAacataaaaacactacaaaatgtcataaatacacGATAtgtacactaatcttacactataaaacaccataaaatactatatatacactattattacactataaaaaaataaaaaattctaaaaaaaaaatctataaaaagagaataaattattaaaaactgaaaaatagggTTGTGTAATCGGTCGGTTTGATcgaccgaccgaaaaaccgaaaaggtatttataaaattaaaaaaaaaggtatttttcgtaaataaaaaaagttaggaaagaaaagtcaaaatttaacagataaaattgtaaataagtAAGAGAAACATGTATCTTAAAAAATTACcactaattattaattctccTTTATAAATACTAGTTCTTCCAAGATTTTTAATAAACAACGGTTTAGTCTtgacatttgattaaattaattaaagtggGTTAATATCATATATTttcgtattttaattttatttaaataaaagaaatcaaaCCGGCTGGAACCGAAACCGGACATGAAACTGGACGGTTcttttgaaccgtgaaccggcaGTTCCTAACTAGAACGACCTAGTTGTGAACTGTAACCTAGGCCCTAGGTGATTGAACTAAATGTGCATGCCTAAAACTAAGCAATTCATAGATTGTTAAGTTTCAAAAGCAAGAACACAGATACCTTTTTAGCTCATTGTATGAAATTAATGAGGCAAATTAATATCTGGTGTTATTCTCTTTCAAACATTTAATCGAACAAGTGGTGGGCACGTCATAAATCGTTCTATTCAAACTTGGTTAGTccttaatttctttatttatcTTTGAAAAATTGCTTACCTTTCTTTTTACATGCCAATGacttgtactccctccgtcccgtttaagaagggacatatctcaattttttttgtcccacataaaaaggccaaatcatGGTTTTTGTGCCATTTTATAAGGAATTCTCTTTTATACcctcattttctctttctttaattaaagctaatactctacacacaaactataagacaataattaataggggtaaaataagaaaagccaaaagtaattattattttcttaatctatgtgtaaaagggatatgtcccttcttaagtgggacggaTGGAGTATTATACACAATCAGAAGAAGACACTATTTTTCCTGCAAATTTAGCTGTTAACTCAATTGTATAATTGATAATATTACCATTTCAATTTAAATCATATgctacaaaattaattttgtggaatattatttttatagagATAGAGTTGTTAGCGGGAATTAGCGgggattaattattattatccaTTTTTAGACAAGGCGAAACCACTGCATCAGCATGTGGAGAGTCGGGGTTGAACCCCCGACCTCATGGCTAAGCCCTCAAGTACAATGGAATATGAATAGCACATAGttgttttattttcagttaGAAGAGGAATATAGTGTGAGGCTGAGAGTACTAATCAATCTTTCATGATACTTGTTTGTTATAAACATtgtgtttttcttttctaaaaGTAATTGGAATTGCTTTTTTTCATATAACTATTAAGTCGTGAATTTATCGGAAGAAGATGCGAGTTAATTGTGTGATCGAAACTGTTAGGAAACTGTTTTTGTTTTGGCTAGTTGCTAGGAAGTAGGAATCTTCCATAATATTATTTTGGGCTTTTTCTTGGGTAGTTTTCATTTCTTCACAGTGAAGAAATGAATGTTCTTTCAAGAATGATAAGGGGAAACAAATCTATTAGATGTCGAGTCATTTATGAAAATAATGGTTTTAGAATGTTTCAACTTTCAAACATCTGAATTGCAAAGTGCAAGATATAGTTTGATGGCATCTTGCTTGTTGTGGATGAATTAATCAGTTAATTGTTGAGAGCAACTGCTACaaaatcatttttgttttgGTTAGTTGTTGGGAAGTAAGGAATCATTCAATAACATTGTTTTGGAAACAAATCTATTAGATTCTGAGTCATTTATGAAAATAATGGCTTTAGAATGTTTCAAACATCTGAATTGCAAAGTGCAAGATATAGTTTGATTACATCTTGCTTGTCATGGGTGAATTAATCAGTTAATTGCGTGAGAGAAACTGATACGAAATCATTTTTGTTTTGGTAACTTGTTAGGAAGTAGGAACCAgtcaataatattattttgggATTTTCTTTTGTGGTTTCCTTTCTTTACAGTCAAGAATTGGATTTCCTTTCAAGAATGAAAAGGGCGAAATGAAACTGTTAGATGCTGAGTCATCTATGAAAATAATGGCTATAGAATGTTTCGAACATCTTAATTGCAAACTGTAAGATATAGTTTGATGACATCTTGCTTGTCATGGAATGACAGACATAGTTGACTCAGCCAACTGCAATGTCCTTTATTGGCTGCACTCAAATTCATAGCCTCCATAGTTCTGCTCGAGGCAGAATCAAAAGTTAGAGAGATGAACATAAGTGAAGCATTTAGGATAGTTCTGCCCGGATAAGAACTTATGCTGCTTAGATTAGTTTTTAACAGGGTTGAAGAAGTTTTGTGGAATTTAAGTTTATTATATCATTGCTGACGATGATAGAGTATTGTTTACTTTTACGAAAGCCAGTCATCGACCACCAGAAGAAGTCAGataattaaatttcttaaactATAGATGAGTCCTATGTTGCTTATAAACATGGCTAATTGACTTAAGTGCTACAAAAATGTATAAGAGCATGTGTTGCCTCAAAACTAGTAGCAACACATAACAAACTGCTTTCCTGTAAATCTTAAGTTCATTCACTTTTTGAGTAAACCATTCAAATCCTTTCATTTCAATCCAAAACCTACAATACCACTTGTTTCCTGTTTCTGATATTTCTGTCGTAACTTCTATTTTTTAGAGGACTAATAAATACATTAGTGATGGCTGAAGGTTCGGTAGTCTTCCTTCTTACAAAGCTTACGGAGTTTCTCCAAAAGGAGGGAGGCCTATTGTCAGAAGTTCGAGTGGAAGCTGAGTATATTAATGATGAACTCGAGTTCATGAAAGCATTTTTAAGAGTTGCAGAAACAATAGAGGATATTGACCTTCAGCTCAAAGTGTTCGCAAAGAAAGTGAGATATCTTGTATTTGACATTGAAGATGCTCTTGATGATTTCAGTTTACGTATTCCTTCTGATCATGGATATCGATTCCATGCTTCTCTTCAAAAGATATTCAACTTGATTAAGAGTTTAAGGGCTCGGCGTCATATTGCTTTGAAAATGCAACGCATCAAACTCAGAGTAATAGACATTTCAGAAACACATCGAAGATACTTGATAAAAAACAATATCATGGAACAGGGCACAAGCTCCAGCGCTGAAAGACAGCTATCCAGAAGAAAGGGTGCACTTCAACTTGAAGAAGCTAATCCTGTGGGTATTGAACACCCAAAGAAGAAGCTTATCGACTGGCTTCTCGAAGCCAAATCTGACCGTGAAGTGGTTTCAGTTGTTGGCATGGGTGGTCTTGGTAAGACTACTTTGGTGACAAAAGTATATCATAATGAAGAAGTAAAGAAATGGTTTGAGTTTCGTGCCTGGATCACTCTTTCTCAATCTTTCACAACAGAAGACTTGTTAAAAGATATCATTCTCCAACTATTCTATTTTCTTCGATTATCAGATCCTCAAGTAGACAAGATGGACAACGATAAGCTTAGAACGGTTATCAATGAATTTCTTCAGGAACGAAGGTATCTTGTAGTCTTAGACAATGTCTCCAATGCTAAAGCATGGTATGAATTTGAGAATGTATTGCCGAACAACAGCTGTGGTAGCCGTATATTACTGACAACACAAAATCTTGATGTTGCCTTGGCCTCATCCCCTGATAAAACCTATAACTTGAGTCCATTATCTCAAGAAGAGTCTTGGACCTTATTTTGCAGGAAAATATTTCAGAATGAACCTTGCCCTCCACATTTGGATGGTGTTCTGCAAAACATTCTGATCAGATGTCAAGGATTGCCACTTGCAATTGTGGCCATTGGTGGTGTTCTTGCAACAAAAAACAGAAGTCGAATAGACGAATGGGAACTGGTGCATCGAAGTCTTGGCGCTGTGCTAGAAGACAATGGCAGATTGAAAAGTATATTGTCGCTAAGTTACAATGACTTGCCTTACTTTCTCAAATACTGTTTAATGTATTTCAGCATTTTTCCTGCTGATGATTCAATTGAGCATGCAAGACTTGTCAGATTGTGGATAGCTGAAGGATTTGTGAAAGAAAAGGAAGGGATGACATTAGAAGAAGTCGCAGAAGGCTATTTGAATGAGCTTATAAAAAGAAGTTTGGTTCAAGTGGTCGATACAACTTCTGATGGACGAGTCAAAACTTGCCGCGTCCATGATATTCTCCTACAAATGATAATTCTCAAGTCAAGAGACCAAGATTTCGCATCCATAGCTAATGAACAGAGTGCTAGAATGATGTGGCCTGAAAAGATTCGCCGTCTGTCTATACATAATGTCATGCCAAGCATTCAAGAAATGTTGACTGCCTCAAGACCGCGTTCACTGCTCATGTTTTGGTGGTTAAATTCTTTACCGGAATCGTTTATATTGAATCTGTCTTCTCATCGTTTAAGGCTGCTTAATGTATTGGATCTGGAAGGCGCACCTTTAGAAAAATTTCCAAATGAAGTCGTCAGCCTCtaccttttaaaatatttgagtcTAAGAAATACCAAGGTGACGTCCATTCCAAGCTCTATTGGCAAGCTTCAGAACCTAGAAACCTTGGATTTGAAGCACGCCCATGTCACTGAATTGCCTGCTGAGATTTTGAAGCTCCAAAAACTTCGTCACCTACTAGCATATCGTTACGAAAATGAGTCTGATGATCAGATTAAAACCAAATATGGCTGCAAGGTACCAGCTCAAATAGGATGTTTACAGTCACTACAAAAGCTTTGCTTCCTGGAGGCAAACCATGGCAATAACCTTTTGACTGAACTGGGAAAACTAAATCAACTGAGGCGGCTGGGCATTGTGAAGTTAAGGAAAGAAGATGGGGAAACACTGTGCTCTGCCATCGGAAGCCTGAGAAACCTTCGTGCATTGTCTATTTGTTCTGTAGAAGAGACAGAGATCATTGATATCAAGAACTTATCTTCTCCTCCTAGATTTCTTCAGCGACTCTACTTGACAGGACGTCTTGAGAAGTTACCAGAATGGATATCTTCGCTCGACAGTTTGGTGAAGGTGGTTCTGAAATGGAGTGGATTAAGCGACGATCCGCTGTTGCTGCTTCAGCATTTACCCAATCTAGTGCATCTGGAGTTTGTGCAGGTTTACGAGGGGGAGATTTTGTGCTTCCAAGCTCAGGGGTTTCAGAGGCTCAAGTTCTTGGGTTTAAACAGGTTAGATAAACTCAGCACAATAATCATTGAGCAGGGTGCAATGCCTAATCTTGAAAAGCTAATTGTTCAGAGTTGTAAAGCGTTGCAGAGGGTGCCAGTAGGCATTGAATACTTGGACGATCTTAAGATTTTAGAGTTCTACAACATGCCTTTGGAACTAGTCATGGCTTTACATCCCAATGGAGGAGACCACGGAGATTATCGGAAAGTTAAGCATGTGCCTGAAGTTTTCTTCACCTATTGGTATGATGGCAATTGGGATATCATTTCCTTGGAAAGTTTCAAAGGTAAAAGCTCTGCTGACTCTGGACCAAGCATTATGCCGCGTCCTCGGCATATCTGGAAATAACGGTACGAGTTATACATGTAATTATAAGTCCATCATCCTTTAAACATGTGTGCTTTGTTGCACAGAAACTCTAGAGTGCTTTGTTTCGGCTTTCTAGTTCTAGTAATGCTTCGAAAACTCTAAAATTCTATATTCAAaacatattcttgtaaaaaaaaaaatgttttgtcgTTTCCCGTTTTGACGTTTCTATGTATTTTACAGATTTGATAATATCATTCTGATTCTTGTATATAGTTTATTGTCTACAAAAGTGAAAGGTAATGTAAAATTTCATAgattttattttgctttatGATGTTTTTGCTTATTTAGCTTTCTGAAATATGATTACTACTGTTCTGTTAAAGGCTTTGTTATGAACATTGTTTTCATAGAATGCATCATAAATGTATTCTCCAGCTTATAAAGTAAGAGAGATGCAATTGAAATGGTAACTTTCATGATCTATAGCTCACCCTGATTTGTTTTCTTATTGCTAGTTTGAGCAATGAATTATCTTTTTTGGCGTTTATTTTCATGGGGATTTTCTacattgtatttttaaaaaacttataatCGAGAATGAGATATTTGTATATAAAACTCTTAAATTTGAATGGTATATTCTTATTTATGAGTTATGCCTTCATATATTTATGaaatcttattttaattttaattgtatcgattatttttatttataaccaaTATTCATTTAAGTAGAgtttttattagaaataaatataatatttcaatttttcatttttaaaattaattgattgacgttgataatatttatttataatttattatgattatGCCAatgtattaatattaaattagttagaatttttCTTGAATTACGAAATATCTTTTATGAGTTCGATTAAAACATATCTATATGAGTTGGATGAAAACTATTAATTGTATCaataaattatactaataattaaAGTAGTAGTAAgtgtaatattatattaattcgttataattaatttaatttattttaaaattataatcaatgtCGAGTTAGTTAGAATATTTTTAGATTATGAAATATTTTATGAGTtggattaaatatattatattaattaattttaatgtaaTTATATCATTATATACTTTTTTGTTGGATTAtgcaatattttattatattaattatattaattgaagttatattaatatatcttattaataactaaattaattagagATTAATCAGAATTTTTGTTAgatt is part of the Mercurialis annua linkage group LG3, ddMerAnnu1.2, whole genome shotgun sequence genome and encodes:
- the LOC126674518 gene encoding disease resistance protein RPM1-like isoform X4, translated to MAEGSVVFLLTKLTEFLQKEGGLLSEVRVEAEYINDELEFMKAFLRVAETIEDIDLQLKVFAKKVRYLVFDIEDALDDFSLRIPSDHGYRFHASLQKIFNLIKSLRARRHIALKMQRIKLRVIDISETHRRYLIKNNIMEQGTSSSAERQLSRRKGALQLEEANPVGIEHPKKKLIDWLLEAKSDREVVSVVGMGGLGKTTLVTKVYHNEEVKKWFEFRAWITLSQSFTTEDLLKDIILQLFYFLRLSDPQVDKMDNDKLRTVINEFLQERRYLVVLDNVSNAKAWYEFENVLPNNSCGSRILLTTQNLDVALASSPDKTYNLSPLSQEESWTLFCRKIFQNEPCPPHLDGVLQNILIRCQGLPLAIVAIGGVLATKNRSRIDEWELVHRSLGAVLEDNGRLKSILSLSYNDLPYFLKYCLMYFSIFPADDSIEHARLVRLWIAEGFVKEKEGMTLEEVAEGYLNELIKRSLVQVVDTTSDGRVKTCRVHDILLQMIILKSRDQDFASIANEQSARMMWPEKIRRLSIHNVMPSIQEMLTASRPRSLLMFWWLNSLPESFILNLSSHRLRLLNVLDLEGAPLEKFPNEVVSLYLLKYLSLRNTKVTSIPSSIGKLQNLETLDLKHAHVTELPAEILKLQKLRHLLAYRYENESDDQIKTKYGCKVPAQIGCLQSLQKLCFLEANHGNNLLTELGKLNQLRRLGIVKLRKEDGETLCSAIGSLRNLRALSICSVEETEIIDIKNLSSPPRFLQRLYLTGRLEKLPEWISSLDSLVKVVLKWSGLSDDPLLLLQHLPNLVHLEFVQVYEGEILCFQAQGFQRLKFLGLNRGCQ
- the LOC126674518 gene encoding disease resistance protein RPM1-like isoform X3, with translation MAEGSVVFLLTKLTEFLQKEGGLLSEVRVEAEYINDELEFMKAFLRVAETIEDIDLQLKVFAKKVRYLVFDIEDALDDFSLRIPSDHGYRFHASLQKIFNLIKSLRARRHIALKMQRIKLRVIDISETHRRYLIKNNIMEQGTSSSAERQLSRRKGALQLEEANPVGIEHPKKKLIDWLLEAKSDREVVSVVGMGGLGKTTLVTKVYHNEEVKKWFEFRAWITLSQSFTTEDLLKDIILQLFYFLRLSDPQVDKMDNDKLRTVINEFLQERRYLVVLDNVSNAKAWYEFENVLPNNSCGSRILLTTQNLDVALASSPDKTYNLSPLSQEESWTLFCRKIFQNEPCPPHLDGVLQNILIRCQGLPLAIVAIGGVLATKNRSRIDEWELVHRSLGAVLEDNGRLKSILSLSYNDLPYFLKYCLMYFSIFPADDSIEHARLVRLWIAEGFVKEKEGMTLEEVAEGYLNELIKRSLVQVVDTTSDGRVKTCRVHDILLQMIILKSRDQDFASIANEQSARMMWPEKIRRLSIHNVMPSIQEMLTASRPRSLLMFWWLNSLPESFILNLSSHRLRLLNVLDLEGAPLEKFPNEVVSLYLLKYLSLRNTKVTSIPSSIGKLQNLETLDLKHAHVTELPAEILKLQKLRHLLAYRYENESDDQIKTKYGCKVPAQIGCLQSLQKLCFLEANHGNNLLTELGKLNQLRRLGIVKLRKEDGETLCSAIGSLRNLRALSICSVEETEIIDIKNLSSPPRFLQRLYLTGRLEKLPEWISSLDSLVKVVLKWSGLSDDPLLLLQHLPNLVHLEFVQVYEGEILCFQAQGFQRLKFLGLNSVAEGASRH
- the LOC126674518 gene encoding disease resistance protein RPM1-like isoform X1, translating into MAEGSVVFLLTKLTEFLQKEGGLLSEVRVEAEYINDELEFMKAFLRVAETIEDIDLQLKVFAKKVRYLVFDIEDALDDFSLRIPSDHGYRFHASLQKIFNLIKSLRARRHIALKMQRIKLRVIDISETHRRYLIKNNIMEQGTSSSAERQLSRRKGALQLEEANPVGIEHPKKKLIDWLLEAKSDREVVSVVGMGGLGKTTLVTKVYHNEEVKKWFEFRAWITLSQSFTTEDLLKDIILQLFYFLRLSDPQVDKMDNDKLRTVINEFLQERRYLVVLDNVSNAKAWYEFENVLPNNSCGSRILLTTQNLDVALASSPDKTYNLSPLSQEESWTLFCRKIFQNEPCPPHLDGVLQNILIRCQGLPLAIVAIGGVLATKNRSRIDEWELVHRSLGAVLEDNGRLKSILSLSYNDLPYFLKYCLMYFSIFPADDSIEHARLVRLWIAEGFVKEKEGMTLEEVAEGYLNELIKRSLVQVVDTTSDGRVKTCRVHDILLQMIILKSRDQDFASIANEQSARMMWPEKIRRLSIHNVMPSIQEMLTASRPRSLLMFWWLNSLPESFILNLSSHRLRLLNVLDLEGAPLEKFPNEVVSLYLLKYLSLRNTKVTSIPSSIGKLQNLETLDLKHAHVTELPAEILKLQKLRHLLAYRYENESDDQIKTKYGCKVPAQIGCLQSLQKLCFLEANHGNNLLTELGKLNQLRRLGIVKLRKEDGETLCSAIGSLRNLRALSICSVEETEIIDIKNLSSPPRFLQRLYLTGRLEKLPEWISSLDSLVKVVLKWSGLSDDPLLLLQHLPNLVHLEFVQVYEGEILCFQAQGFQRLKFLGLNRLDKLSTIIIEQGAMPNLEKLIVQSCKALQRVPVGIEYLDDLKILEFYNMPLELVMALHPNGGDHGDYRKVKHVPEVFFTYWYDGNWDIISLESFKGKSSADSGPSIMPRPRHIWK
- the LOC126674518 gene encoding disease resistance protein RPM1-like isoform X2, which produces MKAFLRVAETIEDIDLQLKVFAKKVRYLVFDIEDALDDFSLRIPSDHGYRFHASLQKIFNLIKSLRARRHIALKMQRIKLRVIDISETHRRYLIKNNIMEQGTSSSAERQLSRRKGALQLEEANPVGIEHPKKKLIDWLLEAKSDREVVSVVGMGGLGKTTLVTKVYHNEEVKKWFEFRAWITLSQSFTTEDLLKDIILQLFYFLRLSDPQVDKMDNDKLRTVINEFLQERRYLVVLDNVSNAKAWYEFENVLPNNSCGSRILLTTQNLDVALASSPDKTYNLSPLSQEESWTLFCRKIFQNEPCPPHLDGVLQNILIRCQGLPLAIVAIGGVLATKNRSRIDEWELVHRSLGAVLEDNGRLKSILSLSYNDLPYFLKYCLMYFSIFPADDSIEHARLVRLWIAEGFVKEKEGMTLEEVAEGYLNELIKRSLVQVVDTTSDGRVKTCRVHDILLQMIILKSRDQDFASIANEQSARMMWPEKIRRLSIHNVMPSIQEMLTASRPRSLLMFWWLNSLPESFILNLSSHRLRLLNVLDLEGAPLEKFPNEVVSLYLLKYLSLRNTKVTSIPSSIGKLQNLETLDLKHAHVTELPAEILKLQKLRHLLAYRYENESDDQIKTKYGCKVPAQIGCLQSLQKLCFLEANHGNNLLTELGKLNQLRRLGIVKLRKEDGETLCSAIGSLRNLRALSICSVEETEIIDIKNLSSPPRFLQRLYLTGRLEKLPEWISSLDSLVKVVLKWSGLSDDPLLLLQHLPNLVHLEFVQVYEGEILCFQAQGFQRLKFLGLNRLDKLSTIIIEQGAMPNLEKLIVQSCKALQRVPVGIEYLDDLKILEFYNMPLELVMALHPNGGDHGDYRKVKHVPEVFFTYWYDGNWDIISLESFKGKSSADSGPSIMPRPRHIWK